In the Candidatus Caldatribacterium sp. genome, one interval contains:
- a CDS encoding nitroreductase family protein yields the protein GRGGWIGGYMESWPVDVAIALTHLMLAAWAKGLGTCWIGAFDEEKIKEICQIPPEVRVVAVTPLGYPVKIPQATTRRPLEKIYCEEVFAE from the coding sequence GGGCGAGGAGGGTGGATTGGAGGGTACATGGAGAGCTGGCCGGTGGATGTCGCCATTGCCTTGACCCACCTCATGCTGGCAGCCTGGGCAAAGGGCCTTGGTACCTGCTGGATAGGAGCCTTCGATGAGGAGAAAATCAAAGAAATCTGTCAGATTCCCCCAGAGGTTCGGGTGGTAGCAGTAACCCCCCTGGGGTACCCGGTGAAAATCCCTCAGGCCACGACTCGTCGGCCCCTTGAGAAGATTTACTGCGAAGAAGTTTTTGCAGAGTGA
- a CDS encoding DUF951 domain-containing protein: MGILHLEVDDILTLKKTHPCGSQKWRVVRLGVDIGIKCLGCGRFVMIPRRKLEGKIREIYRQGRLLKPRECIIEV; encoded by the coding sequence GTGGGCATACTCCACCTCGAGGTAGACGACATCTTGACCCTTAAAAAGACCCATCCCTGTGGAAGCCAGAAGTGGCGTGTGGTGCGCCTTGGGGTGGATATCGGCATCAAGTGCTTGGGGTGCGGGCGTTTCGTGATGATTCCCCGAAGGAAGCTCGAAGGAAAAATCCGGGAGATTTACCGACAGGGCCGCCTTTTGAAGCCCAGAGAGTGCATTATTGAGGTGTGA
- the ychF gene encoding redox-regulated ATPase YchF, with product MGLQVGIVGLPNSGKTTLFNLLTRGHAEVAGHPFSTIAPNRGIVAVPDGRLEVLARILHPPRVVPATVEFVDVAGLVEGASKGEGLGNQFLSHIRAVDAVVEVLRFFEDTSVPHVVGSLDPIRDRDIVDTELLLADLEVAERRLEKLSDLLRKTKNEKLLEEKEVFERCVASLARGVPLREVDFSLKERELLKPYQFITAKPILYVANLDEGESSRKLFERVAEEFREKNLILVPVWAKLEAELAELEERERQAFFEEFGISGFGFSRLVEEVYRILGLVTFYTYGDKELRAWEVLRGTRAPQAAGKIHSDMERGFVKAEVVHFDDLVACGSLERAKEEGRVRFEGKDYEIQDGDIVYFRFTVPR from the coding sequence ATGGGGCTTCAGGTTGGAATTGTTGGGCTTCCGAACTCGGGGAAGACGACGCTTTTCAACCTCCTTACCAGGGGTCACGCAGAAGTTGCGGGGCACCCTTTTTCAACCATTGCTCCAAATCGAGGTATTGTTGCGGTTCCGGACGGACGCCTTGAGGTTCTTGCCCGAATTCTCCATCCTCCCCGGGTTGTTCCGGCAACGGTAGAATTCGTTGACGTTGCGGGGCTTGTGGAGGGGGCAAGCAAAGGTGAGGGCCTTGGCAATCAGTTCTTGAGCCATATCCGAGCCGTGGATGCGGTTGTCGAGGTTCTGCGGTTCTTTGAAGATACGAGCGTTCCCCATGTGGTCGGAAGCCTTGACCCCATTCGGGACAGGGACATCGTGGATACGGAGCTTCTCCTTGCCGATCTTGAGGTGGCGGAGAGACGCCTTGAGAAGCTCTCCGACCTTCTGCGGAAGACGAAGAACGAAAAACTCCTCGAGGAAAAAGAGGTCTTTGAGCGATGCGTGGCAAGCCTTGCAAGGGGTGTACCTCTCCGAGAAGTTGACTTCTCTCTGAAAGAGCGGGAACTCTTAAAACCTTACCAGTTCATCACGGCAAAGCCGATTCTCTACGTCGCTAACCTCGATGAGGGAGAGAGTTCTCGAAAGCTTTTTGAGAGAGTTGCCGAAGAGTTCAGGGAAAAGAACCTTATCCTTGTCCCTGTGTGGGCGAAGCTCGAGGCTGAGCTCGCTGAGCTTGAGGAGAGGGAACGTCAGGCCTTCTTTGAAGAGTTCGGTATCTCCGGCTTTGGGTTTTCTCGCCTTGTGGAGGAAGTGTACCGCATCCTCGGCCTTGTCACCTTCTACACCTATGGGGATAAAGAGCTTCGGGCTTGGGAGGTCCTGCGTGGGACAAGGGCTCCTCAGGCTGCGGGGAAAATCCACAGCGACATGGAGAGGGGATTCGTAAAGGCTGAGGTCGTCCACTTTGACGACCTTGTCGCCTGTGGGTCCCTTGAGCGGGCTAAAGAAGAAGGGCGGGTACGTTTTGAGGGGAAAGACTACGAAATCCAGGACGGCGATATAGTGTACTTTCGCTTCACCGTCCCTCGCTGA
- a CDS encoding TIGR04013 family B12-binding domain/radical SAM domain-containing protein, whose protein sequence is MDRTILFLYTAKNRTSINALLGALSSTPLWQKVKAVLCEQEEEVPKVLSEIPGAKLLCFSSMTYEWRKRRAFLEGLLSDPNLSICGGGPHVTAVPEDFALPRTVLVQGEGEEAFLALTQEFIEGHLNPQVVKAQRVDINRFPSFPYHLGFLGPIEISRGCPFGCAFCATPVLFGKKMRHRSLDSILEHVRGMMRHRKRIDVRFVTPNALAYGSEDGVKPNLKAIDILLTSLRRLLGKEGRIFFGSFPSEVRPEFISEEALALLQETIDNRTLVIGAQSGSRRLLRLMRRGHTPEDVLSACTMSLRRGFQVVVDFIFGCPEETEEDFLKTVRFMQELIALGATVRAHTFLPLPGTPWGEKKPTPLPPWGKKLLSSLAREGKLKGQWQIQEKMLSEGR, encoded by the coding sequence ATGGACCGGACTATTCTTTTCCTCTACACGGCCAAGAACAGAACGAGTATCAATGCCCTCCTTGGAGCTCTTTCTTCCACTCCCCTCTGGCAAAAGGTTAAGGCGGTTCTCTGCGAACAAGAAGAGGAAGTTCCAAAGGTACTCTCGGAAATCCCCGGTGCGAAACTCCTCTGCTTTTCGAGCATGACCTACGAGTGGAGAAAACGCCGGGCATTCCTCGAGGGTCTCCTGAGCGACCCAAATCTCTCCATCTGTGGGGGAGGACCCCATGTGACTGCTGTCCCAGAGGACTTTGCTCTCCCCCGCACAGTTCTTGTCCAGGGAGAGGGAGAGGAGGCCTTCCTTGCGCTTACTCAGGAGTTCATCGAGGGACATCTCAACCCCCAAGTCGTCAAAGCCCAAAGGGTTGATATAAACCGTTTTCCCTCCTTCCCGTACCACCTTGGGTTTCTTGGACCCATCGAGATCAGCCGGGGATGTCCTTTTGGGTGCGCCTTCTGTGCAACACCGGTTCTCTTTGGGAAAAAGATGCGCCACCGAAGTCTTGATTCCATCTTAGAGCACGTCCGAGGGATGATGCGCCACCGCAAACGCATAGATGTGCGCTTTGTAACTCCAAATGCCCTTGCTTACGGATCGGAGGACGGTGTAAAACCAAACCTCAAAGCGATAGACATTCTCCTCACAAGCCTTCGCAGACTCCTTGGGAAAGAGGGGAGAATCTTCTTCGGCTCCTTCCCTTCAGAGGTTCGCCCCGAGTTCATCTCCGAAGAGGCCCTGGCTTTACTCCAGGAGACCATCGACAATCGTACTTTAGTCATCGGGGCCCAGTCAGGAAGCAGAAGGCTCCTCAGGCTCATGCGGAGAGGCCACACGCCTGAGGACGTTCTCTCTGCCTGCACCATGAGCCTTCGGCGAGGTTTCCAGGTGGTCGTTGATTTCATATTCGGATGCCCAGAGGAGACCGAAGAAGACTTCCTCAAAACCGTACGGTTCATGCAAGAGCTCATCGCTCTTGGAGCAACCGTTCGCGCTCACACCTTTTTGCCCCTTCCCGGAACACCCTGGGGAGAAAAGAAACCAACTCCCCTTCCCCCTTGGGGGAAGAAGCTTTTGAGCTCTCTTGCTCGGGAGGGAAAGCTCAAGGGTCAGTGGCAAATCCAGGAAAAAATGCTCAGCGAGGGACGGTGA
- a CDS encoding NADP-dependent malic enzyme, with protein sequence MERKDAKDLEKPYYKALRWHAFYRGKVEVNLKCPVTKYDDFAVWYTPGVAAVCREIEKDRNLSFQYTNRWNTVAIVSDGSRVLGLGNIGPEAALPVMEGKALLFRYLGGVDALPLCLRVRSPEELVEAVKMLEPSFGGVNLEDIAQPACFSVLERLQEELEIPVWHDDQQGTALVVLAGLLGALDVVGKKKEEIRVALIGAGASNLRIADLLMKAGVRGENIVLCDTRGILHRDREDLVQENPWKWRFCLLTNGENLKGGKREAIEGRDVLIALSAPGPRVIEPEWIRRMEKDPIVFACANPVPEIWPWEAKAHGARIVATGRSDFPNQINNSLGFPGLFRGVLTVQARKITDAMCLAASFALYHFAKKRGLHEDYIIPTMDEWEVYVEEAKAVAQVAMEEGLARRTCTLEEVEKEARDLILRARKMVEEGVRSGTIPLPPEGEEE encoded by the coding sequence GTGGAGAGGAAGGATGCAAAGGACCTTGAAAAGCCGTACTATAAAGCTTTACGCTGGCATGCGTTTTACCGGGGAAAGGTGGAAGTAAACCTCAAGTGTCCGGTTACCAAGTACGACGATTTTGCGGTTTGGTACACTCCTGGAGTGGCTGCTGTTTGCCGTGAGATTGAGAAAGATCGCAATCTCTCCTTCCAGTACACAAATCGCTGGAATACGGTTGCCATTGTTTCGGATGGCTCACGGGTTCTTGGTCTTGGGAACATTGGTCCTGAGGCGGCGCTCCCGGTAATGGAGGGGAAGGCCCTTCTTTTCCGTTACCTTGGAGGAGTGGATGCCCTGCCTCTGTGCCTTAGGGTTCGGAGTCCTGAGGAGCTCGTCGAAGCGGTGAAGATGCTTGAGCCGAGTTTTGGCGGTGTGAACCTTGAGGACATAGCCCAGCCGGCTTGCTTTTCGGTTTTAGAAAGGCTGCAAGAAGAGCTTGAAATTCCCGTCTGGCACGATGACCAGCAGGGCACAGCACTCGTTGTCCTTGCTGGACTCCTTGGAGCCTTGGATGTGGTGGGGAAGAAGAAGGAGGAGATTCGGGTTGCTCTTATTGGGGCAGGAGCTTCAAACCTCCGTATTGCGGATCTCCTTATGAAGGCAGGGGTACGGGGAGAGAATATCGTTCTCTGTGACACGAGAGGCATTCTCCACCGGGATCGGGAGGATCTCGTTCAAGAGAATCCCTGGAAATGGAGGTTTTGCCTTTTGACGAACGGGGAAAACCTCAAAGGGGGAAAACGTGAAGCCATTGAGGGGCGAGATGTGCTCATTGCCCTTTCTGCTCCTGGTCCTCGAGTCATTGAACCGGAGTGGATTCGCCGAATGGAGAAAGATCCCATTGTTTTTGCCTGTGCCAATCCTGTGCCTGAAATCTGGCCCTGGGAGGCAAAGGCACACGGTGCGAGAATTGTTGCTACTGGCCGCTCTGATTTTCCAAACCAGATCAATAATTCCCTTGGGTTCCCCGGTCTTTTCCGGGGAGTTCTCACCGTCCAGGCGCGAAAGATTACCGATGCCATGTGTCTTGCCGCTTCTTTTGCTCTGTACCATTTTGCTAAGAAGCGGGGTCTCCACGAGGACTACATTATCCCTACCATGGATGAATGGGAGGTATACGTGGAAGAAGCTAAGGCTGTAGCTCAAGTAGCGATGGAGGAGGGTCTTGCAAGGAGAACTTGTACCCTTGAAGAAGTGGAAAAAGAAGCACGAGACCTTATCCTGCGGGCGAGGAAAATGGTGGAAGAGGGCGTGCGGAGTGGGACCATTCCCCTTCCCCCAGAAGGTGAAGAGGAATGA
- a CDS encoding fumarate hydratase: MREIWVFDVVEKVKEALIEMNIRSDDLLRQQMLNALVVEESEAGKEMLTQVLENYVVAEERRLPLCQDTGMVMAEVRIGNEVLIRGGSLREALDEGIRRAYREGFFRKSIISDPFFGRNTQDNTPGVYFFTLEEGDHLEIDLLVKGGGCDNITTLGMLDPGSTPDDVERFLLRELDKKASLACPPLVVGVGIGGNGAYALFLASRALSRPLGSSHPDPRYRELEKKWCEDINRLGIGPQGVGGRVTCLEVRIETYPCHIASFPVGIACSCHVFRRKTLRW; encoded by the coding sequence ATGAGGGAAATCTGGGTCTTTGATGTTGTTGAGAAAGTTAAGGAAGCTCTCATAGAAATGAATATCCGAAGCGATGACCTCCTCCGCCAGCAGATGCTCAACGCGCTCGTGGTAGAAGAAAGCGAGGCAGGGAAGGAAATGCTCACACAGGTCCTTGAGAACTACGTGGTGGCGGAGGAACGTCGGCTCCCTCTCTGCCAGGATACGGGAATGGTCATGGCAGAGGTCCGTATTGGAAATGAGGTCCTTATTCGGGGTGGGAGCCTGCGCGAAGCCCTCGATGAGGGTATTCGGAGAGCTTACCGGGAGGGGTTCTTTCGGAAGTCTATCATCTCGGACCCCTTCTTTGGCAGGAATACCCAGGACAACACTCCGGGGGTGTATTTTTTCACTCTCGAGGAGGGAGACCATCTCGAGATCGATCTCCTTGTGAAAGGAGGGGGATGCGACAATATTACTACCTTGGGAATGCTCGATCCGGGAAGCACACCCGATGATGTGGAGCGTTTTCTGCTCCGAGAGCTTGACAAAAAGGCTTCCCTTGCCTGTCCACCTCTTGTGGTAGGAGTAGGCATTGGGGGGAATGGAGCATACGCCCTTTTTCTCGCCTCCCGTGCTTTGAGTCGTCCCTTGGGGTCTTCCCATCCTGATCCCCGTTACCGGGAGCTCGAGAAGAAGTGGTGTGAGGACATCAACCGTCTGGGCATTGGTCCTCAGGGGGTGGGTGGCAGGGTAACGTGCCTTGAGGTCCGGATTGAGACGTATCCCTGCCACATTGCCAGTTTCCCTGTGGGGATTGCGTGCAGTTGCCATGTCTTTCGGAGAAAGACGCTACGGTGGTAG